The [Clostridium] scindens ATCC 35704 nucleotide sequence TAATCTGTCAGACGTGACAGCCAGTGCAACCGAGCAGATCATCCATTTCCATGGAATCAGCGCAATCCTGATCTGGCCCATATCCTTTACGCTGCCGGCTACCTTCCGTGCGTCGGGAGATGCCAAGGCATGCATGTACATATCCATACTGTCCATGTGGATCTTCAGAATCGCATTCAGTTACGTGCTGGGTAAATACATGGGATTGGGCGTGTTCGGCGTATGGGTGGCAATGGTCATCGACTGGGTATTCCGGGCGCTGTGCTTTGTGATCCGGTATTTCAAAGGTACCTGGCGCAAAAGCGTGATTGTGTAAAATCAAAAGAAGTCCCTTGTCAACAGGGGGCTTCTATCATATAATAGAACCTGATTTTGAGAGACATTTACCCGATTTGGACACAATAGGTACGAGATTGACAAAATAGGAGGAATTCTTGTGAAGAGAGAATTAGTAATCGTCATTGATTTTGGAGGGCAGTATAACCAGCTGGTAGCAAGACGTGTCAGAGAATGCAACGTATACTGCGAGATCTATTCCTACAAGACAGACCTGGAGAAGATCAAAGAAATGAATCCCAAGGGAATCATCCTGACCGGAGGACCCAACAGTTGCTACGAGGCGGATTCGCCCACATATAAGAAAGAATTATTCGAACTTGGCATACCAGTCCTCGGACTGTGCTACGGCGCCCAGCTGATGATGCACATACTGGGCGGCAAGGTAGAAAGCGCCGACGTCAGGGAATATGGCAAGACAGAAGTCATCATAGATAAAACCCAGTCGCCAATCTTTGAAGGCGTGTCGTCCCCAACCATCTGCTGGATGAGCCATTTTGACTACATCTCTAAGGTGGCGCCGGGATTCGAAATCACTGCCCACACGGCAGACTGCCCGGTGGCAGCGGCCGAGAATCCGGAGCAGAAATTATACGCGATCCAGTACCATCCGGAAGTGCTCCATACTGCAGAAGGCACGAAGATGCTGTCCAACTTCGTGCTTGGCGTATGCGGCTGCGCCGGAGACTGGAGGATGGATTCCTTCGTGGAAGAATCCATCAGGCAGATCCGGGAGAAAGTCGGCAAAGGCAAAGTATTGTGCGCCCTGTCCGGCGGCGTAGACTCCTCCGTGGCAGCAGTCCTGCTGTCCAAGGCTGTAGGAGATCAGCTGACCTGCGTATTCGTAGATCACGGGCTTCTCCGTAAAAATGAAGGAGACGAAGTAGAGGCTGCCTTCGGACCAGAAGGAGCTTATGACCTGAACTTCATCCGTGTCAACGCCCAGCAGCGTTTCTACGAGAAACTGGCAGGAGTTTCAGAGCCGGAGGCAAAACGTAAAATCATCGGGGAAGAATTCATCCGCGTATTCGAAGAAGAAGCCAAGAAGATCGGCGCGGTAGACTTCCTGGTGCAGGGAACCATCTACCCGGACGTGGTAGAAAGCGGGCTTGGCGGAGAATCCGCAGTCATCAAGTCCCACCACAACGTGGGAGGCCTGCCGGACTGTGTAGACTTCAAAGAAATCATCGAGCCCCTGCGCGACCTGTTCAAAGACGAAGTAAGGAAAGCCGGACTGGAACTTGGCATCCCTAAGCACCTGGTATTCCGCCAGCCGTTCCCCGGCCCGGGACTTGGCATCCGCATTGTCGGAGAAGTGACGGAAGAAAAGGTTAAGATGGTTCAAAACGCAGACGCAATCTACCGGGAAGAAATCGCTAATGCCGGATTGGATAAAAGCGTCGGCCAGTACTTCGCCGCGCTTACGAATATGCGAAGCGTCGGCGTCATGGGGGATGAGAGGACCTATGATTACGCGGTGGCCCTCAGAGCGGTGAACACCATAGACTTCATGACGGCGGAAGCCGCGGAGATCCCGTGGGAAGTGCTGCATAAGGTGACCAGCCGGATTGTGAATGAAGTAGATCATGTGAATCGAGTGATGTATGATATTACCTCTAAGCCGCCTGGGACGATTGAGTTTGAATAAAAAAATGGAGCTCGGAAATCCAGCATTTATGCGGGTTTCCGGGCTCTTTGTATGTGGGGTGAGTACAGAATGAGTACAAAATATATAATCAGTGAAATAATTGCTGTAATGCTGTTCCCAGTCTTTGCTCAAAAGAAGTATAGTCGTTGTAATCAATGACTAGTTGACATATAGCTTTTCTGAACTCGATTTTTTTGCCACCGTTATTAACATATTCATCAGATAGTATACTAAATAAGTTCTTTCCGTTAGTAAAATATTCGGTATCATTTTTAATAGGCTTATTTTGTTCGGCATCATGCTTTTTCTTTGTATTTATGTTTTCTCTATACTGTGCCTCAAACCAATTTGGTTCTGTTTGGAATTTAAATAAACGATCTCTGATTTTTCTCATTAATTCATAATTATGCATATCAAAAAGTTGAACTTTTAAATATTTTTCAAGACTTTCGATAGGAAGAAAGAGAATATTATTGTTTGGTATGCGTGACCATAATTTATCTTCATCTATTTTTTTTCTTACTATGTCTTGAACATCCCCATCAATGATGCTGATAATATGGGATGATTCAGTGAGAATTCTATCGGTAATAAAATTCTCATGCAAATCTAATGTGTTATCATAGCCACCAACAGGCAAAACTTGAATACGTTTGTTTTCATCAAGATTTATTTTGTGAATGAAATTATTTACAAGATACTCTGCCAGATCATCTTCTACAAGGATGATTACATCATAACCATTATGAGAATATATGTCACGTGTTATATATGCTGGGTAACATGGCGTTTCACAAACAATAGTATCATCATTAATCTGCTTTAAATAAAACAGATTATCAATAGGAAGTGCATGTATTATTTCGAGAGAATGTGTTGAAAAATATGTAGCAACGTTGTATCTATGAGATATGTTTTTCATAAATTCAACTAATCTCTTAATTGCCGATGGATGTAAAGCGAGTTCAATTTCATCAATAAGTATCAAATTTAATTTCTCACTATTATTAGTGCGCACTAATAAATTATTGAGTAGGTGTAGTAGATTTATTAATAAAAATTCACCAGTACTTAAATCAAAATGACTTAATAAGTGATTATTGGTTTCCAGAAAATATGGTACACCACGATACTGGTATATCTGCTCAGCTTTATTACGGTCTATTCGGAATAATTTTTCGTAGTAGTTTTTATTATTATGTAAAATTAGTCCTAAATTTTCCCTGACAAAATCATCAGCCGGGAGCAAATAGTGACGGTTGACACGTTGCAGCTTTTTATATGTCTTATATGAAGATGTATTTGAAAAGCGAGTACCTTTTGTGATACTACCCTCTTGAAAACCTCGCAAATTTAAAGTGGGAGATGTTGAGCAAGTCCATCTACCGTTTGTTTGGGGTTGCCACTTTTCAGTGTTTTCATCTATTGTAAAAGATATGAATGAATCATCTGTGTAATCAAACGGTCTTAACATAGAGAAATTGATTGGGCGTACTAATCGTGGAGCAATAGAGGATAATACAGTACTTTTACCAATTCCATTAATTCCTGTAATTGCGTATACATCTGGTTTAAGTGGCATATCTATCTCAAGGGAGGATATACCTTTGATGTTGTTTATTTCTACATGTAATTTTTTATTCATAATTTTTCCTCCATTTAGAAACAGAGTGCCATTTGGCTTTTCTGTAATTCCAATTCTACTTTTTCTTTTGTTTCAGTAATTTCATCAATAGCTGCCTGTGTAGCTTCATTTGGATTATCACCAGCGGATTTCAAAGCACTCTGGTAGAGGTAATTCATCTTTTCCCATTTCAACAAGTCATTAAATACCTTATAACTTCTGATATTCAACAAAGCATCTTGTAAAGACAGCGTATGTGTTTTTCCTCTGACAGTATATCCGATTTCAAGATAAGAGGAAAGAACCGGATTCAAACGAATGGATACGGTGTTATCCTTTAACAGTTTATCTTCCCCACGCTCTCCGCTAATCTGTAGGATACTGGAATTACAAAGCACCATAAGTATGCCCATCAGATCACCGACTGTTTCCAAACGAAGTCCGGCAGTATCACTGCCATTTAAAGCATTATAACTGACACCGAGTGCGGCTGCAATCTTCTCTAACTGAGGAGGTTGTGGCTGCATTTTATTTGTTTCGTATTTTCGGATGGACACCGGATGGATGCCGGTCAGTTCAGCCAATTTATCTTGCGTGATTCCGATTTGTTTACGGCAGTATTTGATTTTTTCTCCTACGGTCATTTTTATCGCCCTCCATGTATCGAGATGGCTACATTATATCACGTATGAAAAAAATTTTCTACAGGCATTTCAAAACACTTGACAATAGCGATATCGCTACATATAATAAAAATATAAAATGTAGCGATTGCGCTACATAAAGAAAAGGAGGAATTTCATATGGAACAGAACAACAAGATTTATATTACTGCAAATGAACTCGCAGAAATGTTGGGTGTTTCCGTGGGTCATGCTTATAAGCTGATTCGTAAGCTAAATCAGGAATTGGAAAAAGAAGGATTTCTGGTGATTGCAGGCAAAGTTCCCAGACGTTATTTTGAAAAACGCTGGTATGGTTACAGCGCGTAGGAGGTGTTTTGAATGAGAGCGGAAAAAGACAAGAAAACAGGAAAATGGTTGATTCAGTATCGTTATACGGATTGGCAGGGCAAGCGCCGGAAATCTACAAAAAGAGGTTTTGCTACCAAACTAGAGGCAGAGGAATGGCTGCGAAATTTCCTTATTACGCAGAATGCGGACTTTGATATGAAGTTTGAGGAATTCTGGAAAATGTATTGTGCAGATATGGAGACTCGTCTGCGGGAGCATACCATGAGAACAAAAAAGTATATTGTGGAATTGAAAATTCTTCCGTATTTCGGGAAGAAGCGGGTAAATGATATTACAGCAGCGGACATACGGCAATGGCAGAATGAGTTGATTAAAAAGGGGTATTCACCTACTTACCTGAAAACAATTAATAACCAGTTGAGTGCAATATTTAATTATGCGGTTCGATATTACGATTTGAAAAGTAATCCCTGTGTAAAGGCTGGAAGCATGGGAAAGAGCAAAGCCGAAGAAATGGATTTCTGGACAGGAGAGGAATTTAGGAAGTTTATCGACAGTATTATGAACAAAAGGCTTTCTTATATGGCATTTATGACTTTGTACTGGACGGGGATGCGTTTGGGAGAACTGCTGGCTTTGACTCCAAAAGATGTTGACCTGGAAAAACGAACGATTTCTATCACAAAATCTTATCAGCGCCTTGGCAGGAAAGATGTGATTACTCCGCCAAAGACACCGAAGAGCAAGAGAGTGATTACCATTCCGGAGTTTCTAGCTGCAGACATCAAGGATTATATGGATAGCTTATATGATTTGCAGGAGGATGACAGGCTGTTTCCCATTACAAAATATTATCTCGAGCATGAAATGCAGCGAGGAATTAAAGAAAGTGGTGTAAAGCGGATACGGTTGCACGATTTGAGACATTCACACGCAAGTCTACTGATTGAGCTTGGATTTTCACCATTGGAAATTGCAAATCGGCTGGGACATGAAAAAGTGGAAACCACATTGAATACCTACGCACATCTTTATCCAAACAAGCAGGCGAAACTGGCTGATCGGCTGGACAGTGAATATAGGGAGGATTTGTAATGAGTGGATTAGATAAAAACAGAAAACGAAACCAGACAGTTTGCTTTCGGATGACACCGGAAGAGCGCAGGGAATTAGAAGCCCGTATTACAGTGAGCGGACTGCCAAAAGGAAAGTATTTTATTCAGTCGGTACTTCATCAGGAAATAAAGATTGCGGTTGGTAAATATCAGAGTGATCGGTTAAGTCTTGAGATACGGAGATTGTGGGAGCGTCTGGATCATTTGGAAACAGAGAATTTGTATGAGTTACTGGCAGACTGTCAGGCATTAATGAAACAGGTAATTGAAATCACGGGAAAAGATTGTTCAGCCAAATGGACAGCAAGTGATTTTAAAACAGAGATAATGGAAGATGAAAAATAAAAACCTTTAAGTGTCGGCAAACACCTAAAGGCGGAGACTTGGTAGAAAATCCAAATCAATTACTAAAGTCATTCTACCAAAGTCTCCATTATCTTTCAACAGAAAATGGAGGTAATTTTGGATAACAGAAGAAACGAACCGAATTTAAAATTGATAAATATGGAACAGGTTGAGGTGGAAAAAATAGACTGGCTGATTTATCCGTTTATTCCCTTTGGGAAGGTTACGATTGTGCAGGGGGATCCGGGTGAGGGCAAGACCACAATGGTGCTTCAGATTATCGCAAAGCTGACGAAAGGAGAGTCTGTATTATCGGGCAGTGATGAACCTATTTTAGAGGGTAAAACAATGGCTCTGGATCCGGTAAATGTGATTTATCAGACTGCAGAGGATGGATTGGGTGATACCATCAAGCCACGACTTCTTGCGGCTGGAGCAGATTGTTCCAGAGTAATGGTGATTGATGATAACGATCAGGCATTGACTATGATGGATGTCAGACTGGAAGAAGCCATTATACAGACAAAAGCACGACTTGTAGTTTTAGATCCGATACAGGGATTTCTGGGGGCTGATGTAGATATGCATAGGGCAAATGAAATCCGTCCGCTTATGAAACGTGTAGCGATACTTGCTGAAAAATATCATTGTGCGATTATTCTGATTGGCCATATGAATAAAAACAGCAATGGAAAATCATCATATCGTGGACTTGGCTCTATTGATTTTCAGGCAGCAGCCAGAAGTGTTCTAATTGTTGGCAGAATCAAGGATGAACCAGAAATCCGTGTTGTCTGTCACGTGAAAAGTTCCCTTGCACCAGAAGGAAAATCCATTGCATTCCGTTTGGATAAAGATAAAGGGTTTGAATGGATTGGAGAATATGATATCAGCGCAGATGATTTGTTAAGCGGAGATAATCGTGGGCAGAAAATCCATGCAGCAAAAGAGTTCCTGAAGGAAATACTGGTATCTGGTTCGATGGCACAGACAAAAGTGGCAGAAGAAGCGGAAAGCAGAGGAATTAAAAAGAAAACACTGTGGAATGCGAAGAAGGAACTGGAGATTGATTCTGTGAAGATAGGGAGTCAATGGTTCTGGATGTTGCCGGAATAATATTGGGAAGATGGCAAGATTACCATTTCTTTAAGAACAGGGAATCTTGCTATCTTGAAAGGAGACATGGATGAAAAATGTACAAATATCGCAAGAACTATTTATGAAACTACTCCGATATCATTTGCTTGATGATGACAGCTGCACCGACGAGGTGAAAAAAGGTTTGGAACAGAAAATGAATGCTATGGTGGAGCGTGAATTATATACGAAATCAAAAACTGCCCAAACGGAGGAAGAACGGGAAAAAGCCCGGCAGGAGTATTTGGACAAGCGAGGGATACAGAAGGACTTCAGATGGTAGTTCTTTCCTGATTACCATTCTGACAGGGGCGTGACACGCTCCTGTATAGATGGCGGACAAGAGAAAATGCAGATGTGAGGACGGAGGTTTTTAGGATGGCAGTGGAAAGGGAGCTCTGACTTAGGGCATCCTCTGCAGGACATTTCATCCCGACCGTAGGGAGGAATAGCCCCGCAGGGCGCAAGGGCAACTTTTGATGGACGGAACGGCTGTCGAAAGTGCTTTTGCGTTACTTTTGACAAAAGTAACAAAACTGCCCTAACGGGCATGAATACAATTTATGTGCCGTATCCGGCACTATTTAAAGAATGTGAGGTGAAAAATAGGATGATGAAAAGAACAGTCAGTGGTATGACCGGAGCTGGTTCTCTTGCCCATAACAGAAGGGATTTTATTGCAGAGAATGTTAATCCGGACAGAGTACACCTGAACATCTGTTACCGGGATGAAAACCTGAAGGATGTTTACAAAGAACTGTTTGATGAAGCGGTAGAACGATATAATGTCGGGAAAAGAAATGACCGGAAGATTACGAATTATTATGATAAAATTCAGCATGGAAAGCAGGAGAAGTTGTTTCATGAAGTAATCTTTCAGATTGGAAATAGTAAAGATATGGCTGCCGGAACACCAGAGGGAGAGCTTGCAGTCAAGATCCTGGATGAATATATGCAGGAATTCCAGAAACGCAATCCAACACTTCGGGTATTTTGCTGTTATCTGCATCAGGACGAAGCTA carries:
- the guaA gene encoding glutamine-hydrolyzing GMP synthase, encoding MKRELVIVIDFGGQYNQLVARRVRECNVYCEIYSYKTDLEKIKEMNPKGIILTGGPNSCYEADSPTYKKELFELGIPVLGLCYGAQLMMHILGGKVESADVREYGKTEVIIDKTQSPIFEGVSSPTICWMSHFDYISKVAPGFEITAHTADCPVAAAENPEQKLYAIQYHPEVLHTAEGTKMLSNFVLGVCGCAGDWRMDSFVEESIRQIREKVGKGKVLCALSGGVDSSVAAVLLSKAVGDQLTCVFVDHGLLRKNEGDEVEAAFGPEGAYDLNFIRVNAQQRFYEKLAGVSEPEAKRKIIGEEFIRVFEEEAKKIGAVDFLVQGTIYPDVVESGLGGESAVIKSHHNVGGLPDCVDFKEIIEPLRDLFKDEVRKAGLELGIPKHLVFRQPFPGPGLGIRIVGEVTEEKVKMVQNADAIYREEIANAGLDKSVGQYFAALTNMRSVGVMGDERTYDYAVALRAVNTIDFMTAEAAEIPWEVLHKVTSRIVNEVDHVNRVMYDITSKPPGTIEFE
- a CDS encoding ATP-dependent nuclease, producing the protein MNKKLHVEINNIKGISSLEIDMPLKPDVYAITGINGIGKSTVLSSIAPRLVRPINFSMLRPFDYTDDSFISFTIDENTEKWQPQTNGRWTCSTSPTLNLRGFQEGSITKGTRFSNTSSYKTYKKLQRVNRHYLLPADDFVRENLGLILHNNKNYYEKLFRIDRNKAEQIYQYRGVPYFLETNNHLLSHFDLSTGEFLLINLLHLLNNLLVRTNNSEKLNLILIDEIELALHPSAIKRLVEFMKNISHRYNVATYFSTHSLEIIHALPIDNLFYLKQINDDTIVCETPCYPAYITRDIYSHNGYDVIILVEDDLAEYLVNNFIHKINLDENKRIQVLPVGGYDNTLDLHENFITDRILTESSHIISIIDGDVQDIVRKKIDEDKLWSRIPNNNILFLPIESLEKYLKVQLFDMHNYELMRKIRDRLFKFQTEPNWFEAQYRENINTKKKHDAEQNKPIKNDTEYFTNGKNLFSILSDEYVNNGGKKIEFRKAICQLVIDYNDYTSFEQRLGTALQQLFH
- a CDS encoding helix-turn-helix domain-containing protein, translated to MTVGEKIKYCRKQIGITQDKLAELTGIHPVSIRKYETNKMQPQPPQLEKIAAALGVSYNALNGSDTAGLRLETVGDLMGILMVLCNSSILQISGERGEDKLLKDNTVSIRLNPVLSSYLEIGYTVRGKTHTLSLQDALLNIRSYKVFNDLLKWEKMNYLYQSALKSAGDNPNEATQAAIDEITETKEKVELELQKSQMALCF
- a CDS encoding helix-turn-helix transcriptional regulator, which produces MEQNNKIYITANELAEMLGVSVGHAYKLIRKLNQELEKEGFLVIAGKVPRRYFEKRWYGYSA
- a CDS encoding site-specific integrase, with the protein product MRAEKDKKTGKWLIQYRYTDWQGKRRKSTKRGFATKLEAEEWLRNFLITQNADFDMKFEEFWKMYCADMETRLREHTMRTKKYIVELKILPYFGKKRVNDITAADIRQWQNELIKKGYSPTYLKTINNQLSAIFNYAVRYYDLKSNPCVKAGSMGKSKAEEMDFWTGEEFRKFIDSIMNKRLSYMAFMTLYWTGMRLGELLALTPKDVDLEKRTISITKSYQRLGRKDVITPPKTPKSKRVITIPEFLAADIKDYMDSLYDLQEDDRLFPITKYYLEHEMQRGIKESGVKRIRLHDLRHSHASLLIELGFSPLEIANRLGHEKVETTLNTYAHLYPNKQAKLADRLDSEYREDL
- a CDS encoding plasmid mobilization protein, which codes for MSGLDKNRKRNQTVCFRMTPEERRELEARITVSGLPKGKYFIQSVLHQEIKIAVGKYQSDRLSLEIRRLWERLDHLETENLYELLADCQALMKQVIEITGKDCSAKWTASDFKTEIMEDEK
- a CDS encoding AAA family ATPase, which codes for MEVILDNRRNEPNLKLINMEQVEVEKIDWLIYPFIPFGKVTIVQGDPGEGKTTMVLQIIAKLTKGESVLSGSDEPILEGKTMALDPVNVIYQTAEDGLGDTIKPRLLAAGADCSRVMVIDDNDQALTMMDVRLEEAIIQTKARLVVLDPIQGFLGADVDMHRANEIRPLMKRVAILAEKYHCAIILIGHMNKNSNGKSSYRGLGSIDFQAAARSVLIVGRIKDEPEIRVVCHVKSSLAPEGKSIAFRLDKDKGFEWIGEYDISADDLLSGDNRGQKIHAAKEFLKEILVSGSMAQTKVAEEAESRGIKKKTLWNAKKELEIDSVKIGSQWFWMLPE